In Desulfobulbus oralis, one DNA window encodes the following:
- the pal gene encoding peptidoglycan-associated lipoprotein Pal, translated as MRGRKALVIVAAMLMVCSLGLTGCSKKKAKTAPEQPSDLPESGMMSEPLDSTGDSGIMEGRTSGPMVPVYFAFDSSSIEGEQTARMETNADFLKKNPNVSIRVEGNCDPRGTKEYNLALGERRAQSGKNYLSSLGVDASRITTISFGEEKLLLFGHDEVSWAQNRRDDFVITDR; from the coding sequence ATGAGAGGGAGAAAAGCACTTGTTATTGTCGCCGCCATGCTGATGGTGTGCAGCCTGGGTCTGACCGGCTGCAGCAAGAAAAAAGCCAAAACCGCTCCGGAACAGCCGAGCGACCTGCCGGAATCCGGCATGATGTCCGAACCGCTTGACAGCACAGGCGACTCCGGCATCATGGAAGGTCGGACTTCCGGCCCCATGGTGCCGGTCTACTTTGCCTTCGACAGCTCCAGCATCGAAGGCGAACAGACGGCCCGCATGGAGACCAACGCCGATTTTCTGAAGAAGAATCCCAATGTCAGCATCCGGGTCGAAGGCAACTGTGACCCGCGCGGTACCAAGGAGTACAATCTGGCTCTGGGCGAGCGTCGCGCCCAAAGCGGCAAGAACTATCTGTCCAGCCTGGGAGTTGATGCCTCCCGGATCACCACCATCAGCTTTGGCGAAGAGAAGCTCCTGCTCTTCGGTCATGACGAAGTGTCCTGGGCCCAGAACCGTCGCGACGATTTCGTTATTACCGACCGCTGA
- a CDS encoding OmpH family outer membrane protein has protein sequence MKGLKCIVAGLCMAVLCCFSGLSGQAGAAELKVGVVNMQKVFSSSNAGRRAQNIIEQKAKSYEASFKKDKDALRAMRDEIDKKNSAWSNEVKREKITAFQKKSAELASKEREANMEIRKLQERHVQPVLKKLEEVIQKEAKSGNYDLILPNNAILFAASQLDITDDVTRALDAAMK, from the coding sequence ATGAAAGGTCTCAAGTGTATCGTGGCCGGTCTGTGCATGGCCGTTCTTTGCTGTTTTTCCGGCCTGAGCGGCCAGGCCGGCGCAGCCGAACTCAAGGTCGGCGTGGTCAACATGCAAAAGGTCTTCAGCAGTTCGAATGCCGGCAGGCGTGCCCAGAACATCATCGAGCAGAAGGCGAAATCCTATGAAGCCAGCTTCAAAAAGGACAAGGACGCCCTCCGCGCCATGCGCGACGAAATCGACAAGAAGAACTCGGCCTGGAGCAACGAGGTGAAGCGGGAAAAAATCACCGCGTTCCAGAAAAAGAGTGCGGAACTGGCCAGCAAGGAGCGGGAAGCCAACATGGAAATCCGCAAGCTGCAGGAGCGCCACGTGCAGCCAGTGCTGAAAAAACTGGAGGAAGTGATTCAGAAAGAGGCCAAGAGTGGCAATTACGACCTGATCCTGCCCAACAACGCCATTCTCTTTGCCGCCAGCCAGCTCGACATCACCGACGATGTGACCAGGGCGCTCGACGCCGCCATGAAGTAG
- a CDS encoding bifunctional heptose 7-phosphate kinase/heptose 1-phosphate adenyltransferase, with product MSDLRTLVPRFTGLHVLVIGDIILDHFVRGKASRISPEAPVPVVSVQREEYLLGGSANVLSNIVALGGRAEICGMIGQDPMGDKVLGLLSMVGDVGKGIVRTGRPTTLKTRVLAQGQQVVRIDREETGPLPAGALERLMDWLGCNLSRFDAVLVSDYAKGMVSESTMQTLRHALDDARRTSGRPIPWVVDPKPVNMPHFAGASIITPNHHEAARMSGLPIRGEENLLAAARAIQDELALQAVLITRGSGGMALLENDRPMQLIPTVAKEVFDVTGAGDTVAATLALGLAAGGSMSEAARLANHAAGIVVGKIGTAAVSVPELLAALPPA from the coding sequence ATGTCGGATTTGCGTACCCTTGTGCCCCGATTCACCGGCCTCCATGTGCTGGTGATCGGGGACATCATTCTCGACCACTTCGTCCGGGGCAAGGCCTCCCGCATCTCCCCGGAAGCGCCTGTCCCGGTGGTCAGCGTGCAGCGGGAAGAATACCTGCTGGGCGGCAGTGCCAATGTGCTCAGCAATATTGTGGCGCTGGGCGGCCGGGCCGAAATCTGCGGCATGATCGGCCAGGATCCGATGGGCGACAAGGTGCTGGGGCTCCTGTCCATGGTTGGCGACGTGGGCAAAGGCATTGTCCGCACCGGACGTCCCACCACCCTGAAAACCCGGGTGCTTGCCCAGGGACAGCAGGTCGTGCGCATTGACCGGGAAGAAACCGGCCCCCTGCCGGCTGGGGCCTTGGAGCGCCTCATGGACTGGCTGGGCTGCAACCTCTCCCGCTTCGATGCGGTCCTGGTCAGCGACTACGCCAAGGGCATGGTGAGCGAAAGCACCATGCAGACGCTGCGCCACGCCCTGGACGATGCCCGCCGCACCAGCGGCCGCCCTATTCCCTGGGTGGTCGACCCCAAGCCGGTCAACATGCCCCACTTTGCCGGTGCGAGCATCATCACGCCCAACCACCACGAAGCGGCCCGGATGTCCGGGCTCCCCATCCGCGGCGAAGAAAATCTGCTGGCTGCGGCCCGCGCCATTCAGGACGAACTGGCGCTGCAGGCCGTGCTCATCACCCGGGGCAGCGGCGGCATGGCGCTTCTGGAAAACGACAGGCCCATGCAGCTCATTCCGACAGTCGCCAAGGAGGTTTTTGACGTCACCGGTGCGGGCGACACCGTGGCCGCCACCCTGGCCCTGGGCCTGGCCGCAGGCGGCAGCATGAGCGAAGCGGCCCGGCTGGCCAATCATGCGGCCGGCATCGTGGTGGGCAAGATCGGGACAGCCGCCGTGAGCGTCCCGGAACTCCTGGCAGCCCTGCCCCCTGCCTGA
- a CDS encoding YicC/YloC family endoribonuclease translates to MSARSMTGFGHGEAGGPERLWTAEIRTVNHRFLDQKISLPRGFAHFEEPVRKLVAARLSRGHVEVQLSADGEKAARVQLTLNLELARQYHGCLQRLVQDFALEGGIRLADLLTLRDLVSIEEKSPDMEQEWQLASAALDQALGACTRMREQEGRSLKTELSGRLQLLSSMVDSVAAQSPELLRQRQNELGERVRKLLAGVDLDPMRLAQECAIMADKSDITEEIARLRSHIGQFGNFLEQDEAVGRRLDFLLQEFLREVNTLCSKCTNAGIAQLGVAMKNEIEKLREQVQNIE, encoded by the coding sequence ATGTCTGCCCGTAGTATGACAGGATTTGGCCATGGCGAAGCCGGTGGCCCGGAGCGGCTCTGGACTGCGGAAATCCGCACGGTCAACCACCGCTTCCTGGATCAGAAAATTTCCCTGCCCCGCGGCTTTGCCCATTTTGAAGAGCCGGTGCGCAAGCTGGTCGCAGCCCGCCTGAGCCGGGGGCATGTGGAGGTGCAGCTCAGTGCGGACGGCGAGAAGGCGGCCAGGGTCCAGCTCACGCTGAATCTGGAACTGGCCCGGCAGTACCACGGGTGTCTGCAGCGGCTGGTGCAGGACTTTGCCCTGGAAGGCGGGATTCGGCTCGCCGATCTGCTGACGCTGCGCGACCTCGTGAGCATCGAGGAAAAATCGCCAGACATGGAGCAGGAATGGCAACTGGCCAGCGCAGCCCTTGACCAGGCCCTGGGCGCCTGCACCCGAATGCGGGAGCAGGAAGGCCGGAGCCTGAAGACGGAACTGTCCGGCCGGCTGCAACTGCTCTCCAGCATGGTGGACAGCGTGGCAGCCCAGTCTCCCGAGCTGTTGCGCCAGCGCCAGAACGAACTGGGCGAGCGCGTACGCAAGCTGCTCGCAGGCGTGGATCTCGATCCCATGCGGCTGGCGCAGGAATGCGCCATCATGGCGGACAAGAGCGACATCACCGAGGAAATCGCCCGGCTCCGCAGCCACATCGGCCAGTTCGGCAACTTTCTGGAGCAGGACGAGGCGGTTGGCCGGCGGCTGGATTTCCTGCTGCAGGAGTTTCTGCGGGAAGTCAACACGCTCTGCTCCAAGTGCACGAACGCGGGCATTGCCCAGTTGGGCGTGGCCATGAAAAACGAGATCGAAAAGCTCCGCGAGCAGGTGCAGAACATCGAATAG
- a CDS encoding extracellular matrix/biofilm biosynthesis regulator RemA family protein — MDNGLLHVGFGNAVMIRRILAVVNPGSAPVRKLKEEARMEKKIIDVTEGRRTRSILILDSGHLMLSSVQPDTITQRMAQLAREEHNPALKLERLTQEA; from the coding sequence ATGGACAATGGACTTTTACATGTAGGCTTTGGCAATGCGGTCATGATCCGCCGCATTCTGGCGGTCGTCAATCCCGGCTCCGCCCCGGTACGCAAACTCAAGGAAGAGGCGCGAATGGAGAAAAAAATCATCGATGTGACCGAAGGCCGCCGCACCCGCTCCATTCTCATTCTGGACTCCGGCCACCTGATGCTCTCCTCGGTGCAGCCGGACACCATCACCCAGCGGATGGCCCAACTGGCGCGTGAAGAACATAATCCGGCCCTGAAACTGGAACGGCTGACCCAGGAGGCCTGA
- the gmk gene encoding guanylate kinase yields MNHGLLFILSGPSGSGKSTITHAVLDSMPGLVFSVSHTTRTPRPGEKDGVDYHFIDRAAFLALRDRQPGGFLEWAEVHGQLYGTSVAEVQGKLRQGLDILLDIDVQGARQVLARHPEAISIFICPPSAQALAERLQRRATESPESMALRLNNARQELEHAADYRYLIVNAELESAITAFKSIIIAERLQQRRAADGTPLSQSW; encoded by the coding sequence ATGAACCACGGCCTGCTCTTCATTCTCTCCGGCCCTTCGGGCAGCGGCAAATCCACGATCACCCACGCGGTGCTGGACAGCATGCCGGGTCTGGTCTTCTCTGTCTCCCACACGACACGAACGCCGCGTCCGGGCGAAAAGGACGGCGTTGACTATCACTTCATCGACCGGGCCGCCTTTCTGGCCCTGCGCGACCGGCAGCCAGGCGGCTTTCTGGAATGGGCCGAGGTGCATGGCCAGCTCTATGGCACCAGTGTGGCCGAGGTCCAGGGCAAGCTGCGCCAGGGTCTGGACATCCTGCTGGATATAGATGTGCAGGGTGCACGCCAGGTCTTGGCCCGCCATCCCGAGGCCATCAGCATCTTCATCTGTCCGCCATCGGCCCAGGCGCTGGCCGAGCGCCTGCAGCGCCGCGCCACCGAGTCCCCCGAAAGCATGGCGCTCCGGCTCAACAATGCCCGCCAGGAACTGGAGCATGCGGCAGACTACAGGTATCTCATCGTGAATGCGGAGCTGGAAAGCGCCATCACCGCCTTCAAAAGCATCATCATCGCCGAGCGGCTGCAGCAGCGGCGCGCGGCGGACGGCACGCCCCTGAGCCAGTCATGGTAA
- the rlmB gene encoding 23S rRNA (guanosine(2251)-2'-O)-methyltransferase RlmB, producing MVREKKPGRPAQRQSQGRAAAAKATTEQKTRTPQTVESGQAAAETEELIWGLNPVREALSGAQALHELRVAEGKAGPRLQELIALARRREVPLRFVPMARLGAPRDARHQGVVARLAAVQTVELAALLQDYAGPLLILDCIQDPHNLGSILRSALAAGFERVIVPRERSAVLGGTVAKSSAGALSHLSICRVKNIAETLQCLKECGYWIFGAVADPYAAPIYATNFPAACCLVIGGEGRGIRPLVQKRCDQLFTIPMARGFDSLNVSAAAAVILFELARRRSTAQEPAFAGHDR from the coding sequence ATGGTAAGAGAAAAAAAGCCGGGCCGCCCGGCGCAAAGGCAGTCTCAAGGCCGGGCAGCGGCAGCGAAGGCCACCACGGAGCAAAAAACCCGGACGCCGCAAACCGTGGAGTCCGGTCAGGCCGCGGCAGAGACGGAAGAGCTGATCTGGGGTCTGAACCCGGTCAGGGAGGCGCTGAGCGGAGCGCAAGCCCTGCACGAGCTGCGGGTTGCGGAGGGCAAGGCCGGGCCGCGCCTGCAGGAACTGATCGCTCTGGCGAGACGCCGTGAGGTGCCGCTCCGTTTTGTGCCCATGGCCCGGCTGGGAGCGCCCAGGGATGCCCGGCATCAGGGGGTCGTGGCCCGCCTGGCCGCCGTGCAGACCGTGGAGCTGGCCGCCCTGTTGCAGGACTATGCCGGCCCGCTTCTGATTCTGGACTGCATTCAGGACCCCCACAATCTGGGTTCCATTCTGCGCTCCGCCCTGGCTGCCGGTTTCGAGCGTGTGATTGTCCCCCGGGAGCGCAGCGCCGTGCTGGGCGGCACGGTGGCCAAAAGCTCGGCGGGCGCGCTGAGCCATCTCAGCATCTGCCGCGTGAAGAATATCGCCGAAACCCTGCAATGCTTAAAAGAGTGCGGCTACTGGATATTCGGCGCCGTGGCCGATCCTTATGCGGCCCCGATCTATGCCACGAATTTTCCGGCTGCCTGCTGCCTGGTCATCGGTGGTGAAGGCAGGGGCATCCGGCCGCTGGTGCAAAAACGCTGTGATCAGCTTTTTACCATTCCCATGGCCAGAGGCTTCGATTCCCTGAACGTCTCCGCGGCCGCAGCGGTCATCCTCTTTGAACTCGCCCGCCGGCGTTCGACCGCACAAGAGCCGGCCTTTGCCGGTCATGACCGGTAA
- a CDS encoding twin-arginine translocase TatA/TatE family subunit: MFGIGLPEMIVIFAVALLVVGPEKLPELARSLAKGLFELKRTVNEVKGSFAEEEQAVNEVKDNLKNAAAELQKRVLLEENPPPPPWQNAARQQAASDSEARAGEPEAQADAEAILEAQAEAGKGAASPELVIDAELVAEAAAQPPADEPDKAKARQA, encoded by the coding sequence ATGTTTGGAATCGGCCTGCCGGAAATGATCGTCATCTTCGCAGTCGCCCTGCTTGTCGTCGGCCCGGAGAAACTGCCCGAACTGGCCCGTTCGCTCGCCAAGGGGCTCTTCGAGCTGAAACGCACCGTCAACGAGGTCAAAGGCAGCTTTGCCGAGGAAGAGCAGGCGGTCAACGAGGTCAAGGACAATCTGAAAAACGCCGCGGCGGAGCTGCAGAAGCGGGTCCTGCTGGAAGAAAATCCGCCGCCCCCGCCCTGGCAGAATGCGGCTCGGCAGCAGGCGGCATCGGATTCGGAGGCCAGGGCCGGCGAGCCGGAAGCCCAGGCCGATGCGGAGGCCATCCTGGAGGCGCAGGCAGAGGCCGGCAAAGGGGCCGCGAGTCCGGAATTGGTCATTGACGCCGAGCTGGTGGCAGAGGCAGCGGCGCAGCCTCCGGCAGATGAACCGGACAAGGCGAAAGCCAGGCAGGCATGA
- the tatC gene encoding twin-arginine translocase subunit TatC, giving the protein MSGEFAAFRPHYAEMRRRLAQTVIAVLLCSTVAYVCKDTLTAWCMQPIRQVFPEMGQLVYTSLPEALVSYLKLALIVGLMVSFPYLLAQIWLFVAPALLKRERLLVLKVLPLATLLFVGGAAFAFFVALPQMLRYFMSYAGPELMPMLRMGQYLTFIARMTLAFALAFEIPFLMVVTVRTSLTRRDHFSTRRLWFYGAIAVLAFLLAAGDLTATVLLAVPLCLLYECGILACRLFGGKKAKT; this is encoded by the coding sequence ATGAGCGGGGAATTCGCCGCCTTCCGGCCCCACTACGCCGAGATGCGCCGCCGGCTGGCGCAGACGGTGATTGCCGTTCTCCTCTGCAGCACCGTTGCCTATGTCTGCAAGGACACGCTCACCGCCTGGTGCATGCAGCCGATCCGGCAGGTCTTTCCGGAGATGGGCCAGCTCGTCTACACCAGCCTGCCCGAGGCATTGGTCAGCTACCTGAAGCTGGCGCTCATTGTGGGGCTGATGGTCAGTTTTCCCTATCTCCTGGCCCAGATCTGGCTCTTTGTGGCCCCGGCCCTGCTGAAACGGGAAAGGCTCCTCGTGCTCAAGGTGCTGCCCCTGGCCACGCTGCTCTTTGTGGGCGGGGCGGCCTTTGCCTTTTTTGTGGCCCTGCCGCAGATGCTCCGCTACTTCATGAGCTATGCCGGGCCCGAGCTCATGCCCATGCTCAGGATGGGCCAGTACCTCACCTTCATTGCCCGTATGACCCTGGCCTTTGCTCTGGCCTTTGAAATCCCCTTCCTCATGGTGGTGACCGTACGCACGAGCCTGACCCGCCGTGACCATTTCAGCACCCGGCGGCTCTGGTTCTACGGCGCCATCGCCGTGCTGGCCTTTCTCCTGGCTGCCGGCGATCTGACCGCCACCGTGCTGCTGGCCGTCCCCCTGTGCCTGCTCTACGAATGCGGCATACTGGCCTGCCGGCTCTTTGGCGGTAAAAAGGCCAAAACCTGA
- a CDS encoding ankyrin repeat domain-containing protein: MPIPTARPLLRRPSGFLAAFLLCLGLLVAPAVQAAMPDAEFVQLCVEGDLAAVRRALQEGANPNAANKHGETALMQVLAPMSVAAAVGKSPEPAIKGAFWMRTLPQAEAENCGWRTARRYCRP; the protein is encoded by the coding sequence ATGCCCATTCCGACTGCCCGGCCCCTTTTGCGCCGCCCATCCGGCTTCCTGGCGGCGTTTCTGCTCTGCCTCGGGCTGCTTGTGGCCCCCGCCGTCCAGGCTGCCATGCCGGATGCGGAATTTGTGCAACTGTGCGTGGAGGGCGACCTGGCCGCCGTCCGCAGGGCGCTTCAAGAAGGGGCGAACCCCAACGCCGCGAACAAGCACGGCGAAACCGCGCTGATGCAGGTGCTCGCCCCTATGTCGGTGGCTGCAGCCGTCGGGAAGTCTCCTGAGCCGGCTATCAAAGGAGCCTTCTGGATGCGGACTTTGCCGCAGGCCGAGGCGGAGAACTGCGGGTGGCGCACAGCCAGGCGCTATTGCAGGCCCTGA
- a CDS encoding lysophospholipid acyltransferase family protein produces the protein MNSRFWYRLLESCARVTGPWLLTAFARLVAVGYFFFSPRKEAGLRFYGRLFPERSAAGRQLAVFLQYQRFTTIHSDRFRARCHSIDFTTEGLEQLKGCLQARGAVLLMSHLGNWEMAARLLPQALPELKLLLFMGEKQREGVEAAQKAALRADGVRVLAAAAADNNPALAVEGIRFLESGGVVSMPGDVLLKPEQRHFTVRFLDGRARIPAAPFVMAWLAGAPVFAFFAFRTGRGSYHFTLSAPLLAPAGPQGKRQNRALALQEAAEHYAALLEQALRSHPADWFHFDHFVADDGETLSDHETHEQHEK, from the coding sequence ATGAACAGTCGCTTCTGGTACCGCCTGCTGGAAAGCTGCGCCCGCGTGACCGGGCCCTGGTTGCTGACTGCATTCGCCCGGCTGGTCGCGGTCGGCTATTTTTTCTTTTCGCCGCGCAAGGAGGCAGGCCTGCGTTTTTACGGCAGACTCTTTCCGGAGCGCTCCGCCGCAGGTCGGCAACTGGCTGTCTTCCTGCAATATCAGCGCTTTACCACCATTCACAGCGACCGTTTCCGGGCGCGCTGCCATAGCATCGACTTCACAACCGAAGGTCTGGAGCAACTGAAAGGCTGCCTGCAGGCCCGGGGCGCGGTGCTGTTGATGTCCCACCTGGGCAACTGGGAGATGGCCGCAAGGCTGCTGCCCCAGGCGCTGCCGGAGCTGAAGCTGCTGCTCTTCATGGGCGAGAAGCAGCGGGAGGGCGTGGAGGCGGCGCAGAAGGCGGCGCTCAGGGCCGATGGTGTGCGGGTGCTGGCGGCCGCGGCCGCAGACAACAACCCGGCCCTGGCAGTGGAAGGCATCCGCTTTCTGGAGTCCGGCGGCGTGGTGTCCATGCCGGGAGATGTGCTGCTGAAGCCCGAACAGCGGCATTTTACGGTGCGCTTTCTGGATGGCCGGGCCCGTATCCCGGCCGCGCCCTTTGTCATGGCCTGGCTCGCGGGCGCGCCGGTTTTCGCCTTTTTCGCCTTCCGCACTGGTCGGGGCAGCTACCACTTCACGCTGTCAGCGCCGCTCCTGGCGCCGGCCGGGCCGCAGGGCAAGAGGCAAAACCGCGCTCTCGCGCTGCAGGAGGCTGCGGAGCACTACGCTGCCCTGCTGGAGCAGGCCCTACGCAGCCATCCCGCCGACTGGTTCCACTTCGATCACTTTGTGGCAGACGACGGGGAAACATTGAGCGACCACGAAACACACGAACAGCACGAAAAGTGA
- a CDS encoding glycosyltransferase family 2 protein, producing the protein MLRAALVIPAYNHGSRLAAVLADARQLGLPLFVVDDGSTDRTAALLAELASQPEYADLTVLRHAENRGKGAALKTAFSAVLAAGFDWALCMDADGQHRAADGSRLLAAAAASSVRPLVIGTRSGMAGEHVPWTSRAGRGFSNFWVWACGGPWLADTQSGFRLCPLPETLALDARSSRYQFEVEVLVRANWARLPLVEAPVSVVYQPKGERISHFRPWRDFCRNSAVFARLFFLNLWRR; encoded by the coding sequence ATGCTGCGGGCAGCCCTGGTCATCCCGGCCTATAACCACGGTTCGCGGCTGGCCGCAGTGCTGGCCGACGCCCGGCAGCTCGGCTTGCCGCTTTTTGTGGTGGATGATGGCTCGACCGACCGGACGGCGGCCCTTTTGGCGGAACTCGCGTCGCAGCCGGAATACGCGGATCTCACCGTCCTGCGTCATGCGGAAAACCGGGGCAAGGGCGCGGCCCTGAAAACCGCTTTCAGCGCGGTACTGGCCGCGGGCTTTGACTGGGCGCTCTGCATGGATGCCGACGGCCAGCACAGGGCGGCGGACGGCAGCAGGCTTCTGGCAGCGGCCGCGGCCAGCAGCGTGCGGCCCCTGGTCATCGGCACGCGGAGCGGCATGGCGGGCGAGCATGTGCCCTGGACCAGCCGGGCGGGCCGCGGCTTTTCCAACTTCTGGGTCTGGGCCTGCGGCGGGCCCTGGCTTGCCGACACCCAGTCCGGCTTTCGGCTCTGTCCGCTGCCGGAAACGCTGGCCCTGGACGCGAGGTCCAGCCGCTACCAGTTTGAGGTGGAAGTGCTGGTTCGGGCGAACTGGGCGCGCCTGCCCCTGGTTGAAGCGCCGGTGAGCGTGGTCTATCAGCCAAAAGGCGAGCGTATCAGCCACTTCCGGCCCTGGCGCGATTTTTGCCGCAACAGCGCCGTGTTTGCCCGGCTCTTTTTCCTCAACCTCTGGCGGCGATGA